One window of the Rhipicephalus microplus isolate Deutch F79 chromosome 2, USDA_Rmic, whole genome shotgun sequence genome contains the following:
- the LOC142774975 gene encoding uncharacterized protein LOC142774975 — MWDILGIGVKSGKITRKLQHPVDSSRYLHFMSDFPHLQKCVRNTLLKGPLSTPNGKVSIEPVKKVYEMDCNNVTLKAMPDLTSVHLNSNKFEKMRVNYAFQLFGNLVITGLQFYKGRFEPP; from the exons ATGTGGGACATCCTGGGAATTGGCGTGAAGTCGGGCAAGATCACCAGGAAGCTTCAGCACCCCGTTGATTCTTCCCGTTACCTTCACTTCATGTCGGATTTTCCCCATCTGCAGAAATGTGTAAGGAACACACTCCTCAAAGGCCCTCTGAGTACTCCAAATGGCAAG GTTTCCATCGAGCCTGTAAAGAAAGTGTACGAAATGGATTGCAACAACGTCACCCTGAAAGCTATGCCTGACCTTACATCTGTGCACCTAAATTCTAACAAATTTGAAAAGATGAGAGTGAACTACGCCTTTCAGCTTTTTGGTAACCTTGTGATCACTGGCCTCCAGTTTTACAAAGGCAGATTTGAGCCTCCATAG